A single window of Nicotiana sylvestris chromosome 5, ASM39365v2, whole genome shotgun sequence DNA harbors:
- the LOC104222069 gene encoding em-like protein: MATEQERAELDRKAREGETAVPGGAGGKSLEAQEHLAEGRSRGGQTRKEQIGEEGYQEMGRKGGFSSSGASGGERAQEEGVPIDESKYKTKT, translated from the exons atggcaACAGAGCAGGAAAGAGCAGAACTAGACCGAAAGGCAAGGGAAGGAGAGACAGCGGTTCCAGGCGGAGCTGGTGGAAAAAGTCTTGAGGCCCAGGAACACCTTGCCGAGG GGAGGAGCAGAGGAGGGCAGACGAGGAAGGAGCAGATTGGAGAGGAAGGGTACCAAGAGATGGGACGCAAGGGAGGCTTCAGCTCGAGCGGCGCCTCGGGTGGAGAGCGCGCTCAGGAGGAAGGCGTCCCAATTGACGAGTCCAAGTACAAAACCAAGACCTGA